In Plasmodium malariae genome assembly, chromosome: 11, the following proteins share a genomic window:
- the PmUG01_11061400 gene encoding Plasmodium exported protein, unknown function, with the protein MVPTSKFFFFVKIFTYNVLIWTLQYSNESSTLGKSCSSSESQNSSLGIRSSRLLKGETVLDLGTRSNNNQRRNGLNTLISFDKNFESSTDSIFPDENIRNKHKKKSQNGNFASSTDSIFPDENIINKHKKLNQNRNFESSMDSIFPDENIRNKHKKLNQNRNFESSTDSIFTDENIRNKRKKQNQNSKFERNFDVSMYGHNKRDSSGSVAYIDDSNSSYSSLYNKKDYYKEKLHNKNGIKVNRKKAKEDISELEKRKGNQEKCLVTYVMNFISKSDALYETELLKYMTMYNKHGRDGKLSAKKRFFKFFTVSSIVLVNFIFLLVSLISKSTGGIVTFTIFLALSLIYVFYKSLKCRKMCKQLH; encoded by the exons ATGGTACCAACAagtaaattcttttttttcgttaaaatttttacttataatgttttaatatgGACGTTGCAGTATTCCAATGAG TCATCCACTCTTGGTAAATCATGTAGTAGCAGTGAGTCTCAAAATAGCTCCTTAGGTATAAGATCTAGCAGATTATTAAAAGGAGAAACAGTTTTAGATTTGGGGACAAGATCTAATAACAACCAAAGAAGAAATGGACTGAATACATTGATTTCTTTTGacaaaaattttgaaagTAGTACGGATTCAATATTTCCAgatgaaaatattagaaataaacataaaaaaaaaagtcaaaaCGGTAATTTTGCGAGTAGTACGGATTCAATATTTCCagatgaaaatattataaataaacataaaaaactAAATCAGAACAGGAATTTTGAGAGTAGTATGGATTCAATATTTCCAgatgaaaatattagaaataaacataaaaaactAAATCAGAACAGGAATTTTGAGAGTAGTACGGATTCAATATTTACAgatgaaaatattagaaataaacgtaaaaaacaaaatcaGAACAGTAAATTTGAAAGAAATTTTGATGTATCAATGTATGGTCATAACAAAAGGGACTCATCTGGATCAGTTGCATATATTGATGATTCAAATTCATCGTACagttcattatataataaaaaagattattataaggaaaaactacataataaaaatggaataaaggtaaacaggaaaaaagcaaaagaagATATATCTGAACTAGAAAAGCGTAAAGGAAATCAAGAAAAATGCTTAGTAACATATGTAATGAATTTTATAAGTAAATCAGATGCGTTGTATGAAacagaattattaaaatacatgacaatgtataataaacatGGTAGAGATGGTAAATTATCggcaaaaaaaagattttttaagttttttacGGTTTCTTCGATAGTTCTTGTAAACTTTATCTTTTTACTTGTATCCCTAATATCAAAGTCAACTGGAGGTATTGTTACATTCACCATATTTTTAGCcttatcattaatatatgttttttataaatcatTAAAATGCAGAAAAATGTGTAAACAATTACATTGA
- the PmUG01_11061300 gene encoding Plasmodium exported protein, unknown function yields MASLKNSYISKKANVFPFLTKIFLFSFLIWTISLNYDKSCNNTYNNEKILSAETNRLLAEKCKAGPSNLKDVKQKKDKKTKNTVKTNKETLSNVAADEAIAEKLQEALYNDGKVDEQKLKDMENMFSSLTEKFNLGEELKKYEGDIEKMTEEMQKQKEKGGEVSMDMYKDLFESMTSSLIDSYAGDASDKKKMKMKKRAMKATGFLLKHYLKPGKIKPPKK; encoded by the exons aTGGCATCCTTAAAGAATTCTTATATCAGCAAAAAAGCAAACGTTTTTCCCTTTTTGacgaaaatatttttattttcttttttgattTGGACAATAAGTTTAAACTAT GATAAAAGCTGTAACAACACATataacaatgaaaaaatattaagtgcAGAAACTAATAGATTATTAGCTGAAAAATGTAAGGCTGGTCCGTCAAATTTAAAAGATGTTAAACAGAAAAAGGATaagaaaacgaaaaataCAGTAAAAACTAATAAAGAAACACTATCTAATGTTGCAGCAGATGAAGCCATTGCAGAAAAGTTACAGGAAGCATTGTACAATGATGGTAAAGTGGATGAACAAAAACTAAAAGATATGGAAAACATGTTCAGTTCTTTAACAGAAAAGTTTAATTTAGgtgaagaattaaaaaagtatgaaggagatattgaaaaaatgaCCGAAGAGatgcaaaaacaaaaagaaaaaggtgGTGAAGTAAGCATGGATATGTACAAAGATCTTTTTGAAAGTATGACAAGTTCACTTATAGATTCATACGCTGGTGATGCAAGtgacaagaaaaaaatgaaaatgaaaaagcgTGCCATGAAAGCTACTGGCTTTTTACTtaaacattatttaaaaccaggaaaaataaaacctcctaaaaaataa
- the PmUG01_11061200 gene encoding uncharacterized protein — translation MFNDSIKILFFSFFIYTCKKYGSNEDSVGKALNSKNIRILCEPGRDFSGSHYSNGPHDQNLYGSTDSINEKRDNNRDGTKPPPPSPQGSWSTFNDEGLANERLQRNPWIYDYYQNNVRYVAPENNINHELIEKLKKNAIYILPVLLVSYYLFRNSGTQTFLLIAAIAGVLMYTRHYIN, via the exons atgTTTAACGATTCtatcaaaattttattcttttcattttttatc tataCTTGCAAAAAATATGGTAGCAATGAAGATAGTGTAGGAAAGGCATtgaattcaaaaaatataagaatattgtGCGAACCTGGTAGAGACTTTAGTGGATCACATTACAGTAATGGTCCGCATGATCAGAACTTATATGGATCTACTGATAGTATTAACGAAAAGAGAGATAATAATAGAGATGGTACTAAACCTCCCCCACCATCACCTCAAGGTTCATGGTCAACTTTTAATGATGAAGGCTTAGCGAACGAAAGATTACAAAGAAATCCTTGGATCTATGATTATTACCAGAATAATGTTAGGTATGTAGCAccagaaaataatataaatcatgaattaatagaaaaattaaagaagaaCGCAATATATATCTTACCAGTTTTGTTAGTTTCGTATTACCTTTTTAGAAATTCTGGAACacaaacatttttattgatAGCAGCCATTGCTGGTGTATTAATGTATACCCGACATTAtatcaattaa